From a region of the Agrobacterium tumefaciens genome:
- a CDS encoding conjugal transfer protein TraG: MTLYTSDYLEYYLTLVGWIVHNGIWSVLVASGLFALPFLAIVIQEWLKARAEGADEGNKGVLSSMRIENRVFVAIVVIMFAGIPFIDVDLNTISFDQSRSSQCQVNVPAPSDTGWGQSFTTLNNQSAKVPVWWFFMHSISKAVTSAAVAAIPCGTDLRQMRMDIDNTRIDDPLLAQEVTDFALNCYGPARAKLFMNRPDLSEEQMADVSWIGSNYFVDTPGYYDTYHSSTPRESWPYDDSRDAGLTEVPSGAGYPNCREWWSDGSTGLRARLLAQVDPNLLSRMANWAGFISRTELDDSVIRAIAAPRQQKLNQGAVYTDYGGQIDKTLPNVVTRAAGDVGMAVGAIGLFPAMDVMRQALPMALSLLKMALVICIPIVLVIGTYDLKNLVTVSVVQFALFFVDFWFQLARWVDSTILDALYGWGWGYNRPMTNFDPVMGLNNAFGDLLLNFVMATMFLVLPGFWLAALTWVGVRAAGIVSAFSNSTKDAASAGGKGPAIISSKLK; encoded by the coding sequence ATGACGCTCTACACGTCCGACTACCTGGAGTATTACCTGACCCTCGTCGGGTGGATCGTCCACAACGGCATCTGGTCGGTTCTCGTCGCCAGCGGCCTGTTCGCGCTTCCGTTTCTCGCCATCGTGATTCAGGAATGGCTGAAAGCGCGCGCGGAAGGGGCCGACGAAGGCAACAAGGGCGTGCTCTCCTCGATGCGGATCGAGAACAGGGTGTTCGTCGCCATCGTCGTGATCATGTTTGCCGGCATTCCGTTCATCGACGTGGATCTCAACACCATCAGCTTCGACCAGTCCCGCTCCAGCCAGTGCCAGGTGAACGTTCCCGCGCCCAGCGATACCGGCTGGGGCCAGTCATTCACCACGCTCAACAACCAGTCCGCCAAGGTGCCGGTCTGGTGGTTCTTCATGCACTCGATTTCCAAAGCGGTCACCAGCGCCGCCGTCGCGGCGATCCCGTGCGGAACCGACCTGCGGCAGATGAGGATGGACATTGACAACACCCGTATCGACGATCCCCTGCTGGCTCAGGAGGTGACGGATTTCGCGCTCAACTGCTACGGCCCGGCGCGGGCCAAGCTGTTCATGAACCGGCCGGACCTCAGTGAGGAGCAGATGGCGGACGTCAGTTGGATCGGCTCCAACTACTTTGTCGACACGCCGGGATACTACGACACCTACCACTCCAGCACACCGCGCGAGTCCTGGCCCTACGATGACAGTCGCGACGCGGGATTGACCGAGGTGCCGAGTGGGGCCGGATACCCGAACTGCCGGGAATGGTGGTCGGATGGCTCAACCGGCCTGCGTGCCCGCCTCCTAGCTCAGGTCGATCCTAACCTGCTTTCGCGCATGGCGAACTGGGCTGGCTTCATCTCCAGGACCGAACTGGACGATTCCGTGATCCGCGCCATCGCCGCCCCGCGTCAGCAGAAGCTGAACCAGGGCGCGGTCTACACCGATTACGGCGGACAGATCGACAAGACCTTGCCGAATGTCGTTACGCGGGCTGCGGGAGACGTGGGAATGGCGGTCGGCGCCATCGGGCTGTTTCCTGCGATGGATGTCATGCGCCAGGCTTTGCCCATGGCGTTGTCGCTACTCAAGATGGCGCTGGTGATCTGCATTCCGATCGTGCTGGTGATCGGCACCTACGACCTGAAAAACCTTGTCACGGTAAGCGTGGTGCAGTTCGCGCTGTTCTTTGTCGACTTCTGGTTCCAGCTTGCTCGATGGGTGGACTCGACCATCCTTGATGCCCTTTATGGCTGGGGATGGGGCTACAACCGCCCGATGACCAATTTCGATCCGGTGATGGGGTTGAACAACGCGTTCGGGGATCTGCTGTTGAACTTCGTCATGGCAACGATGTTCCTGGTGCTGCCTGGGTTCTGGCTCGCCGCGTTGACATGGGTTGGCGTGCGCGCGGCTGGAATAGTCTCCGCCTTCTCGAACAGCACCAAAGACGCGGCATCGGCTGGAGGGAAAGGACCTGCCATCATCTCAAGCAAGCTCAAGTAG